The genomic window TCCTCGGCCCTTCGCGGAAGACGCCGACGGCGTCGAACAGCTCCGTCCGGAAGGTGTGGAGATCCCGGACGGCCTTCTTGTCCTTCATCCGCACGATCTGCGTGTTCACGACCAGGTCATTGGTGTCCGACACGTACGAACGGGCGGCGAGGCCCTGCACGCGGAGCTTGTCCACCCGCTTGTCGAACTCCCGGCGCTGCTTGCCGGCGAGCCCCCGGTTGGACTGCTTCATCGCGGCGGCGGCCTCCTTGCCGCTGACCTCGCCGTCGTTGCCGAGCTCCTCGACATCGGGGCCCAGCCGGTAGTCCGCGGGAACGGGCAGCAGCAGCTTGCTGAGCTCGGTGTCGGTCCTGCCACGGTCGGTGCCGTCGGCCGGGTCCTTGCCGGGCCGGTGCTCGGCCACGTCGTAGACCGTGGTCGCCACGGACCGGTCCGCACCGTCGACCGTGATCTTCGTGTACACGGCAGCGCCGGCGACGGCGCCGATCACGAGGACCGCCGGAAGCGCGGTGAGCAGGATCCGGCGGGCCTTCCCCGGGCGCGCCGGGGCGTCGGGGAGCGGCTGCGCCCCCGGCACCTCGGGGGCCGCGGACGCGTCGGCGGCGGGCGGGATGACGTCGTTCACAGGAGCTCCAGCTGTCGCTCGGCCAGCGTCCGGATGTCCTTCTTGCTGATCGGCTCGGTGTCGAAGACGTTGACCTCGACCATGATGTCGCCGCGGTGCATGACCGCCCTGGCGCGGTAGGACGCCATGTAACCGGGCTTCCGGTCGACGGGATACAGGTAGTAGCGGCCACTGCCGCTGCCCTTGACCGGATCGCCCTCGTTGCCGGCCCCGTCCTTCTTCCAGGGCATGTACGAGCGCTGGCCGTCGGCGTACGACGCCGCTTCGGCGATCGCGCCGGAACGGAACTGGACGAGCCGCACGTTGGCCTCGCGGTACGCGCCCTTCTTCCAGGCGGCACCCGCGATCCGGCGGATGTCGGACTCCAGGAGGTACTCGAAGTGGGAGTCCTCGTCGTTGAACTCGCGCGCGTAACCGTCCACGCTCATCCAGCCGTCGTTCAGCGCGCCGGCGCCCTCGTCGTCGCTCCAGCCGGCCGGCCGCTTCAGCACCAGCTCGCGCAGATCACCGTCCGTCCGCACCTGGCGGTCCTGCGAGGCGGGCAGCGGCGCCGGGGCCTTGTCCGCCGGAAGTGCCTCCGCCGGGTAGGCGAGTTGCGCCTGTGACAGCGCGGGCAGCGGCGTCGGCGGCCGCTCGGCCTGGATGCCGTAGCCGACAGCCGTGCCGGCGGAGACGCCGAGCAGGGCGGCCGCGGTGATCAGCAGGGCCGTACGTCCGCGACGACGCGGGTGCACCACGACGGCCGGCGGGACGGCCGGCATGTCGCCCATGGTGTCGTTCTGTTCCAAAAGGGTCCCCCCATGAGACCTGAGGCACGAGTTCCGTTACCTGTGCACACAGCTGACCCTCAGGTCCCCGGAGAGGTTGCACGCCGGAGGATTACAGTTCGGTACATGTCGAAGAAGCTCGTGATCAAGGTGACTGCCGGCGCCGACTCCCCCGAGCGCTGCTCGCAGGCCTTCACCGTGGCGGCCGTCGCCGTCGCCAGCGGGGTCGAGGTGTCGCTCTGGCTGACCGGCGAGTCCGCCTGGTTCGCCCTTCCGGGGCGTGCCGCGGAGTTCGAACTCCCGCACGCCGCGCCACTGCCCGACCTGGTCGACTCGATCCTGGCGGGCGGGCGGATCACGCTCTGCACCCAGTGCGCGGCGCGCCGGGACATCACGGAGAAGGACGTCCTGGACGGCGTACGGATCGCGGGGGCCCAGGTCTTCGTGCAGGAGGCCATGGCCGACGGCACACAGGCGCTCGTCTACTGACCCGGCCGGCCCCGGGCGGTCACCTGCGGCGCTTCCTGCCGTCGAGTTCGTCCCACCACTCGTCCGACTTCGGGTCGCCCGAGGGGTCGTCCCACCAACGGTCCTCCGGCCCCCGGCGGTTGGCGATCACCGCCGCGGCGGGCGGGATGACCGCGGCGACCACGCACATCGCCACGGCCGCGGGCACCGACCACAGGCGCACGAAGGCCCAGGCGGCCACGAAGAGGAAGAGACAGCCGCCCATCATCAGGAAATAGGCGCGCCTGCGCCGTGCGTACATGACTCCAGCGTAGGACCCGGGGCGCGGGAAACGCCTGCGGACGGCGCGAAGGGCCGCACCCCTGTCCAGGTGGCGTCCAACCCCCTGGGGTGCGGCCCTCCGGCCGGATGCGTGCGCGGACTACACGGCGATGGCGACCTCGGCGAGGCCACCGGTCTGCGCCACGACCGTACGGTCGGCGGTGCCGCCCGGAACCAGGGCGCGGAGCGTCCAGGTGCCCTCGGCCGCGTAGAAGCGGAACTGACCGGTCGCCGAGGTCGGGACCTCCGCGGTGAACTCACCGGTCGAGTCCAGCAGCCGGACGTAGCCGGTGACCGGCTCGCCGTCGCGGGTCACGCTGCCCTGGATGGTCGTCTCGCCCGGCTTGATCGTCGAAGCGTCGGGGCCGCCGGCCTGTGCTCCACACATGGTGTTCAGTCCTTCTGGTCGGGGTCCTGCTGATCGGGTCCTGCGGAATTACTTGTTGGCGCCGAGCTCGATCGGCACGCCCACGAGGGAGCCGTACTCGGTCCACGAACCGTCGTAGTTCTTGACGTTCTCCTGGCCGAGCAGTTCGTGGAGGACGAACCACGTGAGCGCGGAGCGCTCACCGATGCGGCAGTACGCGATGGTGTCCTTGGCCAGGTCGACCTGCTCGTCCTCGTAGAGGGCCTTGAGCTCGTCGTCCGACTTGAAGGTGCCGTCGTCGTTGGCGTTCTTCGACCACGGGATGTTGCGGGCGCCCGGCACGTGGCCGGGGCGCTGCGACTGC from Streptomyces sp. NBC_01341 includes these protein-coding regions:
- a CDS encoding DsrE family protein translates to MSKKLVIKVTAGADSPERCSQAFTVAAVAVASGVEVSLWLTGESAWFALPGRAAEFELPHAAPLPDLVDSILAGGRITLCTQCAARRDITEKDVLDGVRIAGAQVFVQEAMADGTQALVY
- a CDS encoding DUF3099 domain-containing protein gives rise to the protein MDRGAALRAVRRRFPRPGSYAGVMYARRRRAYFLMMGGCLFLFVAAWAFVRLWSVPAAVAMCVVAAVIPPAAAVIANRRGPEDRWWDDPSGDPKSDEWWDELDGRKRRR
- a CDS encoding DUF1416 domain-containing protein yields the protein MCGAQAGGPDASTIKPGETTIQGSVTRDGEPVTGYVRLLDSTGEFTAEVPTSATGQFRFYAAEGTWTLRALVPGGTADRTVVAQTGGLAEVAIAV